The Gordonibacter urolithinfaciens genome contains a region encoding:
- the nrfD gene encoding NrfD/PsrC family molybdoenzyme membrane anchor subunit produces MLGELAVGYLFLGGTGAGAIAVASVLDLALVRAPFGTDARVSADEAPPCERVVAFALLAGFAALALGVLCLLFDLGRIDRALDLFLRPSPTYLTVGSFALAALVACGAFLALVRFAYLPFAPRAAVVAVEAVAVAVGLVVVVYTGLLLQGLGAVALWRSPFVPLLFALSSLSCGIAVVLAAAFFADPDGAADRVVHPLVRADAAIIVLEAVAAALFACLALASDHPGAAASAVQLVRGGGALAWWGGFVVCGLAAPLAVELALAARVRARAQERAQQPALRAALAVAAVLVLVGGLGMRGAIVDAGMHRNLELEEPSAQALRLE; encoded by the coding sequence GTGCTCGGCGAACTGGCGGTGGGCTACCTGTTCCTCGGCGGGACCGGGGCCGGGGCGATCGCGGTCGCGTCCGTGCTCGACCTGGCTCTCGTGCGCGCGCCCTTCGGGACGGATGCCCGCGTGTCCGCGGACGAGGCGCCGCCGTGCGAGCGGGTCGTCGCCTTCGCCCTGCTCGCCGGCTTTGCGGCGCTCGCGCTGGGCGTGCTGTGCCTGCTGTTCGACCTGGGGCGCATCGATCGGGCGCTCGACCTCTTCCTGCGGCCGTCGCCTACGTATCTGACCGTCGGTTCCTTTGCGCTGGCCGCGCTGGTCGCGTGCGGGGCGTTCCTCGCGCTCGTGCGGTTCGCCTACCTGCCGTTCGCGCCGCGTGCGGCGGTGGTTGCCGTCGAGGCGGTTGCCGTGGCGGTGGGGCTGGTGGTCGTGGTGTACACGGGGCTCTTGCTGCAGGGGCTGGGGGCGGTGGCGTTATGGCGGTCGCCGTTCGTACCGTTGCTGTTCGCGCTGTCGTCGCTGTCGTGCGGTATCGCCGTGGTGCTGGCGGCGGCGTTTTTTGCCGACCCGGACGGGGCTGCGGACCGCGTCGTGCATCCGCTCGTGCGGGCGGATGCCGCGATCATCGTGCTGGAGGCCGTGGCGGCCGCGCTGTTCGCGTGCCTGGCGCTGGCAAGCGACCATCCGGGCGCCGCGGCGTCGGCGGTCCAGCTGGTGAGAGGAGGCGGGGCGCTGGCGTGGTGGGGCGGTTTCGTGGTGTGCGGCCTGGCGGCGCCCCTGGCCGTCGAGCTGGCGCTCGCTGCTCGCGTCCGTGCTCGGGCGCAGGAGCGGGCCCAGCAGCCGGCCCTTCGGGCGGCCCTCGCCGTGGCGGCGGTGCTCGTGCTGGTGGGCGGGCTCGGCATGCGCGGGGCCATCGTGGACGCGGGCATGCACCGCAACTTGGAGCTTGAAGAGCCGAGCGCGCAGGCGCTTAGATTGGAATAG
- a CDS encoding GntR family transcriptional regulator, with amino-acid sequence MADDVALFEINEKSSIPIWLQLKNRFIYLITSGYYKPGDQLPTVRGLAADVEVNYNTVSKVYMSLEQDGYIQSKRRQGAFVLDVSGKPGVSISTTAEIVTQEYLKRCFELGMSLEDIEEQFAQSMSDEKSKRDAAVGAWA; translated from the coding sequence ATGGCGGACGACGTGGCCCTGTTCGAGATCAACGAGAAGAGCAGCATCCCCATCTGGCTGCAGCTGAAGAACCGGTTTATCTACCTCATCACCTCGGGGTACTACAAGCCGGGCGACCAGCTGCCCACGGTGCGGGGCCTGGCCGCCGACGTCGAGGTGAACTACAACACCGTGAGCAAGGTGTACATGAGCCTGGAGCAGGACGGCTACATACAGTCGAAGCGCCGCCAGGGCGCGTTCGTGCTGGACGTGAGCGGCAAGCCGGGCGTGAGCATATCCACCACGGCCGAGATCGTGACGCAGGAGTACCTCAAACGCTGCTTCGAGCTGGGCATGTCGCTGGAGGACATCGAGGAGCAGTTCGCACAGAGCATGAGCGACGAGAAGAGCAAACGGGACGCGGCCGTCGGCGCGTGGGCCTGA
- a CDS encoding slipin family protein: MGRSKRAGTSHGGAQGAPGAAPAVAPGAQFSTAGHIDTGRRRASRNGAVVFAIVFFAVAFGLVLAAAQALLGGIGLGALVAAAIVGWLASSSIHIVLEWEKAVVLRLGKFNRVAGPGVVFTIPIVEFYTLRVDQRVSATYFGAEETLTGDLVPINVDAVVFWMVWSAKSAAVEVEDYASAVSWIAQTAMRKAIGRATVAEVATRRDQLDEELKGAIEEKLNPWGITIIDVEIRDIVLPKELQEAMAQEAVAERKKSARMVLAEAEKDISEMLMDASEVYAGDADAMKLRTMHLAYESVEKSGGTLVVPSAFSEGFVPDAPGGEGGGAK, encoded by the coding sequence ATGGGACGCAGCAAACGTGCCGGTACGTCGCACGGCGGAGCGCAGGGGGCGCCGGGCGCCGCGCCGGCCGTGGCGCCGGGCGCGCAGTTCTCGACGGCCGGGCACATCGACACGGGAAGGCGTCGCGCCTCGCGCAACGGCGCCGTCGTGTTCGCCATCGTGTTTTTCGCGGTTGCGTTCGGACTGGTGCTTGCCGCGGCGCAGGCCCTGCTCGGCGGCATAGGCTTGGGCGCGCTCGTTGCGGCGGCCATCGTGGGATGGCTCGCTTCGTCGTCCATCCACATCGTGCTGGAGTGGGAGAAGGCCGTGGTGCTGCGCCTGGGCAAGTTCAACCGCGTGGCGGGACCGGGCGTCGTGTTCACCATCCCCATCGTGGAGTTCTACACGCTGCGTGTCGACCAGCGCGTTTCGGCCACGTACTTCGGCGCCGAGGAGACGCTTACGGGCGACCTCGTGCCCATCAACGTGGACGCCGTGGTGTTCTGGATGGTGTGGAGCGCAAAGAGCGCTGCCGTGGAGGTGGAGGACTACGCGTCGGCCGTGTCATGGATCGCGCAGACGGCCATGCGCAAGGCCATCGGGCGCGCCACCGTGGCCGAGGTGGCCACGCGTCGCGACCAGCTGGACGAGGAGCTGAAAGGGGCCATCGAGGAGAAGCTCAACCCCTGGGGCATCACGATCATCGACGTGGAGATCCGCGACATCGTGCTGCCGAAGGAGCTGCAGGAGGCCATGGCGCAGGAGGCCGTGGCCGAGCGCAAGAAGAGCGCCCGCATGGTGCTGGCCGAGGCCGAGAAGGATATCTCCGAGATGCTCATGGACGCATCAGAGGTGTACGCCGGCGACGCCGACGCCATGAAGCTGCGCACCATGCACCTGGCCTACGAGAGCGTGGAGAAGTCCGGCGGCACGCTCGTGGTGCCGAGCGCCTTCAGCGAGGGGTTCGTGCCCGACGCGCCTGGCGGGGAAGGTGGGGGAGCGAAGTAG
- a CDS encoding ATP-binding protein: MERNALDDLEVWRRDPRRKPLLMYGARQVGKTYLLKEFGARNFEEVAYFDLEKQADARAAFQGNLAPETIVSNLSQVSGWSIDVSRTLIVFDEVQASNRALASLKYFYEDMPEACVVAAGSLLGVAVNREGYSAPVGKVDTYTLHPMTFDEFLRAVGQGALVEGIRNGFERDEPYFLHERALDLYRTYVLVGGMPEAVLVYDETKDFNEVAAVQNNILDLYVADMAKYAQPFETARIVEAWRSMPAQLAKENKKFQYKTVRSGGRASQYETALAWLETAGLVNRCVQIVSGQLPLSLHENRGAFKMYLADTGLLSARMQVRAAMLFDEEGRKELDAGALTENYVAQVLTSRGFDLLYWVSQGKAEVDFVIDVGMQKAVPIEVKSSRNVRSKSLSVYREKYEPPYAIRLSTRNFGFEGGVKSVPLYAAFCLRR; this comes from the coding sequence ATGGAGCGCAACGCCCTCGACGATCTTGAGGTATGGAGGCGGGATCCGCGTCGGAAGCCGTTGCTTATGTACGGCGCACGTCAAGTGGGGAAAACCTACCTGCTGAAGGAATTCGGCGCGCGCAACTTCGAGGAGGTGGCCTACTTCGATCTGGAGAAGCAGGCGGACGCTCGCGCAGCCTTCCAAGGGAACCTCGCGCCCGAAACCATCGTGTCGAATCTTTCCCAAGTGTCAGGATGGTCTATCGATGTGTCGAGGACGCTCATAGTGTTCGATGAAGTGCAGGCTTCGAATCGCGCACTCGCTTCGCTGAAGTACTTCTACGAGGATATGCCGGAAGCGTGTGTCGTGGCGGCCGGAAGCCTTTTGGGTGTTGCGGTGAATCGCGAAGGCTATTCCGCGCCTGTCGGCAAGGTGGACACTTACACCCTGCATCCCATGACCTTCGACGAGTTCTTGCGTGCGGTCGGACAGGGGGCCCTTGTTGAAGGGATTCGGAACGGTTTTGAGCGCGACGAGCCGTATTTCCTCCATGAACGAGCACTCGATCTGTATCGCACGTATGTGCTGGTTGGGGGGATGCCCGAAGCCGTGCTCGTGTACGACGAGACGAAGGACTTCAACGAGGTTGCGGCCGTGCAGAACAACATCCTCGACCTCTACGTGGCGGATATGGCCAAATACGCCCAACCTTTCGAGACGGCGCGCATTGTGGAGGCGTGGAGAAGCATGCCTGCCCAGCTGGCGAAGGAAAACAAGAAATTCCAGTACAAAACGGTACGGTCGGGCGGTCGTGCCAGCCAGTACGAGACGGCCCTCGCTTGGTTGGAGACGGCCGGGCTGGTGAATCGCTGCGTGCAGATCGTCTCCGGGCAGTTGCCCCTCTCGCTTCACGAGAACCGGGGCGCGTTCAAGATGTACCTTGCCGACACGGGCTTGCTTTCCGCTCGCATGCAGGTGCGCGCTGCCATGCTTTTCGACGAGGAGGGGAGGAAGGAGCTCGACGCGGGAGCGCTCACCGAGAACTATGTCGCCCAGGTTCTGACCTCGCGAGGGTTCGACCTCTTATACTGGGTGAGCCAGGGCAAGGCCGAAGTCGATTTCGTCATCGACGTCGGTATGCAGAAGGCCGTGCCCATCGAGGTGAAGTCGTCGCGCAACGTGCGGTCGAAGAGCCTGTCGGTGTACCGCGAGAAGTACGAGCCCCCGTATGCCATCCGGCTATCCACCAGGAATTTCGGCTTCGAGGGAGGCGTGAAGAGCGTTCCTCTCTACGCAGCGTTCTGCCTTCGACGTTGA
- a CDS encoding molybdopterin-dependent oxidoreductase, giving the protein MSETKSPHSGLTRRSFLKTTGAAAAATAVVGSGAALTGLAETGEALADEAAQGETTFRSQCRGNCGSRCPLKVTVREGRAVKVTAMEYPGEDAHRRRLCVKGFSQPQRVYDADRLKYPLKRVGERGAGEWERIEWDEALEIIAGKMKTALAEHGGTSLGFWSSYGSYGSLNGAMGGFMSVAYGRFCTATGAVIFGAGADTAQQHVQSTLLGNKGNDFADAVNAKTIITWGGNPAEAYVHAWQYVCQAREKGAKLITIDPQFTASAAHSDTYVPITPGTDGAMMLAMANYIIENNLMDVAYMKSSTVSPFLVKEDGTYLRLSDFGVAPTEGPVNPQTGQPTKIDPVMVWDEATGDKAPLPKAADPAVEGSFEIEGVTYKTVFQTVKDSIKDYSLAKASGICGVPESTIEELARIYATEGPVYVMTFQGLGHHANSHHNYKNLAFLAALTGNAGKPGAAICGNPAPFSMVPYNTKAFMAGKPGPRICGMYLPEIVANKKFGQDDIDLQVLWIHNGNVLSCESGRQELIEAVKKIDFVVCADVNMNDSAQWADIVLPVPHAFEMEDIDPVGSTPFPAYYEKGLEPLYECKTDVEIMRLLSQKMGMEKIYAKSDQDFLRDVYNTDTNKKAGVSYDDFASGEFVRNPMTKPENLVPTYGPAEGTRLKYYIEKPTPRNSFGQEIADYEKLPYYEHANEAYLDNPLREKYPLLGCSEHNKYHVHSQLAVTPVIRELEPEPMIKINAADAAARGIKQGDLVRAYNDHGYAVVKALVTEGIMPGVVSIPHGFQATQYVEGHTQDLTNVFMNDFCSNSAFYDFLCEVEKC; this is encoded by the coding sequence ATGTCGGAAACGAAGAGCCCGCATAGCGGACTCACGCGCAGGAGCTTCCTGAAGACGACGGGCGCCGCTGCCGCGGCGACGGCGGTGGTAGGCTCCGGCGCAGCCCTGACCGGTCTTGCCGAGACTGGCGAGGCTCTGGCAGACGAGGCGGCCCAGGGCGAAACCACGTTCAGGAGCCAGTGTCGCGGCAACTGCGGCAGCCGCTGTCCGTTGAAGGTGACCGTGCGCGAAGGCCGCGCCGTCAAGGTTACCGCAATGGAATACCCGGGCGAGGACGCGCATCGCCGCCGCCTGTGCGTCAAGGGCTTCAGCCAGCCGCAGCGCGTCTACGACGCCGACCGTTTGAAGTACCCCCTGAAGCGCGTCGGAGAGCGCGGCGCGGGCGAATGGGAGCGCATCGAGTGGGACGAGGCGCTCGAGATCATCGCCGGCAAGATGAAGACGGCCCTGGCCGAGCACGGCGGCACGTCGCTGGGCTTCTGGTCTTCCTACGGCTCCTACGGCTCGCTGAACGGCGCCATGGGCGGCTTCATGTCCGTTGCGTACGGCCGCTTCTGCACGGCCACGGGCGCGGTCATCTTCGGGGCGGGCGCCGACACGGCGCAGCAGCATGTGCAGTCCACGCTGCTCGGCAACAAGGGCAACGATTTCGCCGACGCGGTCAATGCCAAGACCATCATCACCTGGGGCGGCAACCCCGCAGAGGCGTACGTGCACGCATGGCAGTACGTGTGCCAGGCGCGCGAGAAGGGCGCCAAGCTCATCACCATCGATCCGCAGTTCACGGCTTCCGCCGCGCATTCCGACACCTACGTGCCCATCACCCCCGGCACCGACGGCGCCATGATGCTGGCCATGGCCAACTACATCATCGAGAACAACCTGATGGACGTCGCGTACATGAAGAGCAGCACGGTGTCTCCGTTCCTGGTGAAGGAGGACGGCACGTACCTGCGCCTGAGCGATTTCGGCGTCGCCCCCACGGAGGGTCCCGTCAACCCGCAGACCGGCCAGCCCACCAAGATCGATCCGGTCATGGTGTGGGACGAGGCGACAGGCGACAAGGCCCCGCTTCCGAAGGCTGCCGACCCTGCCGTCGAGGGCTCGTTCGAGATCGAGGGCGTTACGTACAAGACGGTGTTCCAGACCGTCAAGGACAGCATCAAGGACTACTCCCTCGCCAAGGCATCGGGCATCTGCGGCGTTCCCGAGAGCACGATCGAGGAGCTCGCGCGCATCTACGCCACGGAGGGTCCCGTTTACGTCATGACGTTCCAGGGCCTGGGCCATCACGCGAACTCGCATCATAACTACAAGAACCTCGCGTTCTTGGCTGCTTTGACCGGCAACGCCGGCAAGCCGGGTGCGGCCATCTGCGGCAACCCTGCCCCGTTCAGCATGGTTCCCTACAACACGAAGGCGTTCATGGCCGGCAAGCCCGGACCGCGCATCTGCGGCATGTACCTGCCCGAGATCGTGGCGAACAAGAAGTTCGGCCAAGACGACATCGACCTGCAGGTGCTGTGGATTCACAACGGCAACGTGCTTTCCTGCGAGTCCGGCCGCCAGGAGCTTATCGAGGCGGTTAAGAAGATCGACTTCGTGGTATGCGCCGACGTGAACATGAACGACTCCGCGCAGTGGGCCGACATCGTGCTTCCCGTGCCGCATGCCTTCGAGATGGAGGATATCGACCCGGTCGGCTCCACGCCGTTCCCCGCCTATTACGAGAAGGGCCTCGAGCCGCTGTACGAATGCAAGACCGATGTCGAGATCATGCGCCTTCTGTCCCAGAAGATGGGCATGGAGAAGATCTACGCCAAGAGCGACCAGGACTTCCTGCGCGACGTGTACAACACGGATACCAACAAGAAGGCCGGCGTGAGCTACGACGACTTCGCCTCGGGCGAGTTCGTGCGCAACCCCATGACCAAGCCGGAGAACCTCGTTCCGACGTACGGTCCCGCCGAGGGAACGCGCCTGAAGTACTACATCGAGAAGCCGACTCCGCGCAACAGCTTCGGCCAGGAGATTGCCGATTACGAGAAGCTTCCCTACTACGAGCATGCGAACGAGGCGTATTTGGACAACCCGCTGCGCGAGAAGTACCCGCTTCTAGGCTGCAGCGAGCACAACAAGTACCACGTGCACTCCCAGCTTGCCGTGACGCCGGTTATCCGCGAGCTCGAGCCCGAGCCCATGATCAAGATCAATGCCGCCGATGCCGCCGCTCGCGGCATCAAGCAGGGCGATCTGGTGCGCGCGTACAACGACCATGGGTACGCGGTCGTGAAGGCGCTGGTAACCGAGGGCATCATGCCCGGCGTGGTTTCGATCCCGCACGGCTTCCAAGCTACCCAGTACGTCGAGGGCCACACGCAGGACCTGACGAACGTGTTCATGAACGATTTCTGCTCGAACAGCGCATTCTACGACTTCCTGTGCGAAGTCGAGAAGTGCTAA
- a CDS encoding 4Fe-4S dicluster domain-containing protein, with the protein MHYGMVIDTKRCVGCNACTVACKMANNVPQDIFWTRALTDGGDMMDTPAGEFPDISMRYITVSCQHCENPACAKVCPVGATYKDPETGVVRQDYDKCIGCRMCMSACPYTGVRSFNWEEPRYPMDFALGDADAPKHQKHVVEKCIFCYQRLARGETPACMDLCPARARHFGDLDDPNSEVSQLIRERSYEQLLPSEGTKPSVYYLV; encoded by the coding sequence ATGCATTACGGAATGGTAATCGACACCAAGCGCTGCGTTGGCTGCAACGCGTGCACGGTGGCGTGCAAAATGGCGAACAACGTGCCCCAGGATATTTTCTGGACGCGTGCGCTTACTGACGGCGGCGACATGATGGACACCCCGGCTGGGGAGTTCCCCGACATCTCCATGCGCTACATCACGGTTTCGTGCCAGCACTGCGAGAATCCGGCGTGCGCGAAGGTGTGCCCGGTGGGCGCCACCTACAAGGATCCGGAGACCGGCGTCGTGCGCCAGGACTACGACAAGTGCATCGGCTGCCGCATGTGCATGTCGGCCTGCCCCTACACGGGCGTGCGCTCGTTCAACTGGGAAGAGCCCCGCTACCCCATGGACTTCGCCCTGGGCGACGCGGACGCTCCCAAGCACCAGAAGCACGTGGTGGAGAAGTGCATCTTCTGCTACCAGCGCCTTGCTCGTGGCGAAACCCCCGCCTGCATGGATCTGTGCCCTGCGCGCGCCCGCCACTTCGGCGACCTGGACGATCCGAATTCCGAGGTTTCCCAGCTCATCAGGGAGCGCTCGTACGAGCAGCTTCTGCCGAGCGAGGGTACCAAGCCGTCCGTCTACTACCTCGTGTAA
- the nrfD gene encoding NrfD/PsrC family molybdoenzyme membrane anchor subunit has product MTENTSATQSPKAPAAKFGGKGLNIAIVVAGLLTVMGLALWFVQLNGGMVQTGMRNLDSWGLYITMFMFLVGLSAGGLIISSAPRVLGVEGFGGISKVAVWTSICCTVLAIGFVVVDLGQPLRLWELFAYSNLGSPLMWDIVVLGTYLILSIAYLWATLRFEGGKGSAASLRVISAVALVCAILVHSVTAWIFGLQQGREMWNTALLAPWFVSSALVCGVALVLVVVIALRRAGYLELDQSFVVKMAKLLGVFVCVDLYFFGCDLLTEGFPGGHGAEIVAMLTTGQLAPFFWVEVIGCILCAVVCFTPKLRTNPLIVVASLLAIAGIFCKRVQLLVGGFQIPNLDYVGPVSQYTVTGWESGMVGAYQGMVYWPTLLEFGVALGVLGLGALLLLVGLKHLPLKPTEKSH; this is encoded by the coding sequence ATGACTGAAAACACCTCGGCGACCCAGTCGCCCAAGGCTCCTGCTGCCAAGTTCGGGGGCAAGGGGCTCAACATCGCCATCGTCGTGGCCGGCCTGCTCACCGTCATGGGCCTGGCGCTGTGGTTCGTGCAGCTCAACGGCGGCATGGTCCAGACCGGCATGCGCAACCTCGACTCGTGGGGCCTCTACATCACCATGTTCATGTTCCTGGTGGGCCTGTCGGCCGGCGGCCTGATCATCTCGAGCGCTCCGCGCGTGCTCGGCGTGGAGGGCTTCGGCGGCATCTCGAAGGTGGCCGTGTGGACGTCCATCTGCTGCACGGTGCTCGCCATCGGCTTCGTGGTGGTGGACCTGGGTCAGCCGCTTCGCCTGTGGGAGCTGTTCGCCTACTCCAACCTGGGGTCGCCCCTCATGTGGGACATCGTCGTGCTGGGCACCTACCTGATCCTGTCGATCGCGTACCTGTGGGCCACGCTGCGCTTCGAGGGCGGCAAGGGCTCGGCTGCGTCCTTGCGCGTGATCAGCGCCGTCGCGCTCGTGTGCGCCATCCTGGTGCACTCCGTGACCGCCTGGATCTTCGGCCTGCAGCAGGGCCGCGAGATGTGGAACACGGCGCTTCTGGCCCCGTGGTTCGTGTCCTCCGCGCTCGTGTGCGGCGTCGCGCTCGTGCTGGTGGTCGTCATCGCGCTGCGCCGCGCGGGCTACCTGGAGCTCGACCAGTCCTTCGTCGTGAAGATGGCCAAGCTCCTGGGCGTGTTCGTGTGCGTCGACCTGTACTTCTTCGGCTGCGACCTCTTGACCGAGGGCTTCCCCGGCGGGCACGGCGCGGAGATAGTCGCCATGCTGACCACGGGCCAGCTCGCCCCGTTCTTCTGGGTCGAAGTCATCGGCTGCATCCTGTGCGCCGTCGTGTGCTTCACGCCGAAGCTGCGCACGAACCCGCTTATCGTGGTGGCGTCGCTGCTGGCCATCGCGGGCATCTTCTGCAAGCGCGTGCAGCTGCTCGTGGGCGGGTTCCAGATCCCGAACCTGGACTACGTGGGCCCCGTTTCGCAGTACACGGTGACGGGCTGGGAGTCGGGCATGGTCGGCGCCTACCAGGGCATGGTCTACTGGCCGACCCTGCTCGAGTTCGGCGTGGCGCTCGGCGTGCTGGGCCTGGGCGCGCTGCTGCTGCTCGTGGGCCTGAAGCACCTGCCGCTCAAGCCGACCGAGAAGTCGCACTAG
- a CDS encoding radical SAM protein, producing MDDMVSARPTLAAWLEEYAAIEREFVDAVAAEGPVFAPRAAGRSRTDELREALRERGARFMNGGASVSSGFLSSACAACVGGCGSRTFYINLRCNRDCYFCFNPNQADFEEHCACDTPWREELEAFGAAVPEVTHIGLTGGEPLLCSDEALAFFARARELYPAAHLRLYTSGAGLDEAFCAAAAERGLDEVRFSVKLDEGEGSVEEVLRAIALTRRFSFDVMVEMPVVPSELGRMKLLLRQLDDLGVRGINLLELCYPYRNWDEFARRGLALKNPPFEVLYDYGYAGGLAVAGSEDACLELVLFAMEEGLSLGVHYCSLDNKNREQVLQGNRAAALDPEVYELADDCFYLTAKVFDGDREKVGAYLDGIGARYGVEDDCVSFHPARVAEAAELGALPVLSWNVIEGQGADAYVRELKLQVADGSGLPW from the coding sequence ATGGACGATATGGTTTCCGCCCGGCCCACGCTGGCCGCATGGCTCGAGGAATATGCCGCCATCGAGCGCGAGTTCGTCGATGCGGTGGCTGCCGAGGGGCCGGTTTTCGCGCCGCGCGCTGCAGGTCGCTCGCGTACGGACGAGCTGCGGGAGGCCTTGCGCGAGCGTGGCGCGCGCTTCATGAACGGTGGGGCCAGCGTGTCGTCCGGGTTCCTGTCGAGCGCATGCGCCGCGTGCGTGGGCGGCTGTGGAAGCCGCACGTTCTACATCAACCTGCGGTGCAATCGGGACTGCTACTTCTGCTTCAACCCCAACCAGGCCGACTTCGAGGAGCACTGCGCCTGCGATACCCCGTGGCGCGAGGAGCTCGAGGCGTTCGGTGCCGCGGTGCCGGAGGTCACGCACATCGGCCTCACGGGCGGCGAGCCCTTGCTTTGCAGCGACGAGGCGCTGGCGTTCTTCGCCCGCGCCCGCGAGCTCTATCCAGCCGCGCATCTGCGCCTCTACACGTCGGGCGCAGGCCTCGATGAGGCCTTCTGCGCTGCGGCGGCCGAGCGCGGACTGGACGAGGTCCGCTTCAGCGTGAAGCTGGACGAGGGGGAGGGCTCGGTCGAGGAGGTCCTCAGGGCCATCGCGCTCACGCGCCGGTTTTCCTTCGACGTCATGGTGGAGATGCCGGTGGTTCCCTCCGAGCTCGGGCGCATGAAGCTGCTGCTGCGGCAACTGGACGACCTTGGCGTGCGCGGCATCAACCTGCTGGAGCTGTGCTATCCGTACCGCAACTGGGATGAGTTTGCCCGGCGCGGCCTCGCGTTGAAGAACCCGCCCTTCGAGGTGCTCTACGACTACGGCTACGCGGGCGGCTTGGCCGTGGCCGGCAGCGAGGATGCGTGCCTGGAGCTCGTGCTGTTCGCGATGGAGGAGGGCCTGTCCCTGGGAGTGCATTACTGCTCGTTGGACAACAAGAACCGCGAGCAAGTGCTGCAGGGGAACCGTGCCGCCGCGCTCGACCCCGAGGTCTACGAGCTGGCCGACGACTGTTTCTACCTGACGGCGAAGGTGTTCGACGGCGATAGGGAGAAGGTCGGCGCCTACTTGGACGGAATCGGCGCGCGCTACGGCGTGGAGGACGACTGCGTGTCGTTCCATCCTGCTCGCGTCGCCGAGGCGGCCGAGCTAGGCGCCCTTCCCGTCCTCTCGTGGAACGTTATCGAGGGGCAGGGCGCCGATGCGTATGTTCGCGAACTGAAGCTCCAGGTAGCCGATGGCTCGGGGCTGCCGTGGTGA
- a CDS encoding DUF4405 domain-containing protein gives MDKKNLAIDVAALAVFLAVVNPALTGIGVHEWLGLGMLLVFFVHALLHADWAVGALRGSIARPSWGRTGNLVLDALILVALMAVTVSGIMVSGAVLPTFRWYAQGYYFWDPLHAMSAKALLALLLVHVVVHGKWLARVFKKGEKHG, from the coding sequence ATGGACAAGAAGAACCTCGCTATCGACGTTGCCGCCCTCGCGGTCTTCCTGGCGGTTGTCAACCCCGCCCTCACGGGCATCGGCGTCCACGAGTGGCTGGGCCTGGGGATGCTCCTGGTATTCTTCGTCCACGCGCTGCTGCACGCGGACTGGGCGGTTGGGGCCTTGCGGGGGTCGATCGCGCGCCCGTCATGGGGCCGCACGGGCAATCTGGTGCTGGACGCGCTGATCCTCGTTGCGCTCATGGCGGTGACGGTGTCGGGCATCATGGTTTCCGGAGCGGTCCTGCCGACGTTCAGATGGTATGCGCAGGGCTACTATTTTTGGGACCCGCTGCACGCGATGAGCGCGAAGGCGCTCTTGGCGCTTCTGCTGGTTCATGTCGTGGTGCATGGGAAATGGCTCGCGAGAGTCTTCAAGAAGGGGGAGAAGCATGGATGA
- a CDS encoding molecular chaperone, producing MDEIDWATRATAWELAALSFRYPGPELEGAVASGEWAEAAREIAGALGLALPEGFGAGASAEGLRPEATRLFVGAPEPAVSPYEGVWRAADDGVQALLFVNPHSMEVERFMRGCGLGRPEGTNEPLDHVATECELMEHLALRAAGAEPPGGAPAGADLPGGSPEAAYGAFLEGHARTWMPRFAERVAAETRAPFYRDAATFLGALVAQ from the coding sequence ATGGATGAGATCGACTGGGCGACGAGGGCAACGGCCTGGGAGCTGGCGGCGCTGTCCTTCCGCTATCCGGGCCCGGAGCTCGAGGGCGCCGTGGCATCCGGCGAGTGGGCGGAGGCGGCGCGCGAGATAGCGGGGGCGTTGGGCTTGGCGCTGCCGGAGGGCTTCGGCGCGGGCGCGTCCGCGGAGGGGCTGCGCCCCGAGGCCACGCGCCTGTTCGTGGGCGCGCCCGAGCCCGCGGTCTCGCCCTACGAGGGCGTATGGCGCGCGGCCGACGACGGGGTGCAGGCGCTCCTGTTCGTGAACCCGCACTCCATGGAGGTGGAGCGCTTCATGCGAGGGTGCGGCCTCGGGCGTCCCGAGGGCACGAACGAGCCGCTGGACCATGTGGCCACGGAATGCGAGCTCATGGAGCACCTGGCCCTGCGCGCCGCCGGCGCGGAGCCGCCCGGGGGAGCGCCCGCCGGCGCCGACCTCCCCGGCGGCTCGCCCGAGGCGGCCTACGGGGCCTTCCTCGAGGGGCACGCCCGGACCTGGATGCCCCGCTTCGCCGAGCGCGTCGCCGCGGAGACGCGTGCCCCCTTCTACCGCGACGCGGCCACGTTCCTCGGCGCGCTCGTTGCACAATAA